A stretch of the Dyella telluris genome encodes the following:
- a CDS encoding autotransporter-associated beta strand repeat-containing protein, with amino-acid sequence MNRIYRLVWNRSLRVMQVASELARPVRGGDATNSGESVLRRHPLVMACLTALAVTVWAPPTWAATCTICGATGGPGGTGSNTAGTGGAGGLTGANNGGSGGIYNYATQGSYNGKSGGGVGSSGGQGGTYNFGPLIATGGLPGSATRGGGMGGAGYSSRTPSAGSGTTVAGGGGGAGGGLSTHGAGGGGGGGMGSTGYVSGAGGGGGGGGGGGLGLDIAAGTSSTVNGTDTVSGGAGGNGGKAVTGTYGTGGGGGGGGGGAGAYAGTSSTLINQGAINGGQGGAGGASAAGGGGGGGGGGAGVLMNTQATLVNTGSITGGNGGAGYATAGKNGGSGLGGYGVTGSGNDSITTSGTISGGLSGSTSPQRANAVYLSGGNNTLTLQSGFSFVGNVVSSGGDTLALGGNTASTFNVSSIVATAPTSYSGTTQYGGFTYFAKTGTSTWTLTGAASTATNWNVTQGTLALQSSASLAANSAVTVTGGTLAVLNGSNLGAGSTVTLNGGTLEAVSGAYTQSQATTIGVNGGTLAVDAGANLTLSGAVLGTSGNLTAVGPGTLTLAGNVSTGSGNQTYSVNNVALGGAATLISAGTITFNTAIDSTTSGANSLALNAPTVWLSNAVGATTALGSLNVTGGQVSLGGNVTTSGTQSYDAATLSNNVTLTSTGSGAITLASTVDGAHALIVDTSGIASFNGAVGGTTALTSLVSSGFGTTKLSGSVNTTGAQTYTGEVQLTGNETLVSSGGGNITFGLGTTGNYALSVSTAGSLSFDNYVSVNGLSTNSGSFSASGAVSSLGSLAITTSNGAITQASSFSATGTSTFNAGNHAITLTNLGNALAGTVSLSNSGANNVALTNSQALLLGNVATGSGSLSLASAGSMTQSGAISQAAGAGAVSLNANSNAITLTNSGNLFTGLVSASGSSVALSNSTDLGIGNITGTSSVALSSTGALTEAGTGKISTATLTGNVSGAATLTSALNSISALGNFTAGSLSLVNSGALNVSGNVNVGTGNVGLNVGSNALTVSGSVTGGNVTLDAAGNTLLTGTLTANSTTLNTGTLQVGNGGTTGTLASNVVDNTGLSFNGSNSLSYAGIVSGTGTLAKLGSGTLTLTGSSTYVGATTISAGTLALSGTGSIANSSDVNVAIGASFDISNASTGASITSLDGVAGSSVSLGANLLTLTAAQGSFGGTIGGTGGVTVQNGSETFIGVNTYTGTTTINSGARLTLGNGSSNATISGNVVNQGTLAFNPAGSSTFGGVVSGNGALTKAGSGTLTLTGVNTYAGATSVSGGTLALSGTGNIAQSSDVNVVSGGTFDISGTAGGASIESLDGGGIINLGSKALTLSNASGNFAGVIAGTGNLILQGGTETLTGPNMYAGATIINGGTLALGVGGSIGTSSGVNVASLGTFDISGAGTGVGRSILSLAGAGQVHLGTNALVLTQAAGSFSGVIDGSAGFTVQHGSEVLTGDNTYTGATTIASGATLQIGNGGTTGAVAGDIADNGALTVNRSDAYTYAGAISGTGTLTQAGTGTLTLDGNSSGFAGSTDVASGTLVVGSVAGNGAALGGNIAVDAGATLRGHGTIGGNVDVASGAAVEPGDSIGTLTVNGNFTAARGSVLNYAFGAPGASMQTAGTGDSIVVGGNLTLNGATLNISDAGGMGAGLYNLFSYSGTLSLTGGGLAVGSTPAGQSLTLQFLTGQKQINLIDTTGFTLDFWNANGQATATQMGGGSGVWSNSSANWTDATASMPNAAMTPQPGFAIFGGTSGTVTVDSVNGGVSATGMQFAVDGYHLNGDTLTLVGSNGSPPVIRVGDGSSAGSAMTATIDNVLAGSDGLTKSDLGTLVLNGVNTYTGGTTITGGTLSVSSDANLGDASGGLSLQGGTLENTAAFTTARSIDLSGNGTLQTDADLTANGVISGNGTLSKSGTGTLLLTNTNIYTGATTIGAGTLALSGSGSIATSSDVSIAGGGSFDIAGTSSGASIVSLDGNGSVKLGQHSLTLSAANGSFGGVIGGTGGVDLAGGTETLTGTNAYTGATTISGGTLALSGSGSIASSSGVNVASGATFDISGTSSGASVASLGGNGAVNLGQQSLTLTQANGSFGGVVGGAGGLTLQGGNEIFSGTNTYAGSTAINAGTLALSGTGSIADSSGVNVAGGAFFDIAGTSSGTSVTSLTGNGNVTLGTQRLTITHASGSFDGVITGTGGLSVQDGSAVLTATNTYTGNTIVGSGATLTLGNGGATGSVAGDVTDNGALVFNRSNAASFVGVVSGAGSLTQAGSGTLTLTGINTYTGATAINAGTLALSGNGSIAGSSSVNVANGASFDISGTTQGASVASLDGNGHVALGQQSLTLTQASGSFGGVIAGAGELVLAGGTETLTGANAYTGATTINGGTLALSGSGSVAGSSGVSVASGATLDISGTSSGASITSLDGNGNVALGQQSLTLTQAGGSFNGVIAGAGGLTLQSGIEVLTGANTYAGATTIAHGAILQIGNGGTTGAIAGNVADNGTLIFARSDDTTFSAVIAGSGSLVQNGSGTLTLAGANNYSGGTLINAGMLKGDASSLQGNIVDNGNLQFDQESDGIYAGVLSGQGGFTKSGSGTLIMNGQSTFSGITHVAAGTLEIGDAATPGATLGGQVDVDSAGTLRGHGTINGNVLNDGVVRPGGSVGTLTINGNYTQGSTGQLMIDTSADGTGSRLVVNGSVALAGSALLILPSSDWKANTNYELLTSTGGISGQFASVTSNFAFVNPTLSYGSNQIGLVLARNNVAFPTVAGTGNAKAVAAAVESLGAGQPVYDGVVTLDSATAAKAFEQLQGDIHASTRTAIQENDRYVRDAIGAHLSGVASGADGHSASNEAGVSAWTSAWGHWGSHDGNDTAAQLDSNGSGLVVGADLGVAGDSRVGTLLGTGQGTARSATPYTSAHHLDTYAGLYGDTKLGAVRLQGGAVYGWQKVNASRTLDFGNLNGSADSRYNANTAQAVVDASYEFAVGRSTVAPFVNVAYDHLSTDAFHENGSAAALNVAGDDSAVTVSTLGVRGSFQLDDRGGLHANVSMGWQHASGDVTPVANERFVAGGNAFSVYGVPAAKNAAALSGGISFQVTPSVTVDATYSGQFGTGVTDQAARMSLTWMF; translated from the coding sequence ATGAACCGGATCTATCGGCTCGTCTGGAATCGTTCGTTGCGCGTGATGCAGGTGGCTTCCGAACTCGCGCGCCCGGTGCGCGGCGGTGATGCCACGAACAGCGGTGAATCCGTGCTGCGTCGGCATCCGCTGGTGATGGCGTGCCTCACGGCGCTTGCCGTGACGGTCTGGGCACCGCCCACATGGGCCGCAACCTGCACGATCTGCGGAGCGACCGGCGGCCCTGGCGGCACTGGTTCGAACACGGCTGGCACGGGCGGCGCAGGCGGCCTGACCGGCGCTAACAACGGTGGCTCCGGCGGGATCTACAACTACGCCACCCAGGGCTCATACAACGGCAAGAGCGGCGGCGGTGTCGGCAGCAGCGGCGGCCAGGGCGGTACTTACAACTTCGGCCCCCTCATCGCGACGGGCGGTCTGCCCGGAAGTGCGACCCGCGGCGGCGGCATGGGTGGCGCGGGCTACTCCTCCAGAACGCCGTCCGCCGGCTCGGGAACGACCGTAGCGGGCGGCGGCGGCGGTGCCGGTGGCGGACTCAGCACCCATGGCGCGGGCGGCGGCGGCGGCGGCGGCATGGGCTCTACCGGTTATGTCAGCGGAGCCGGCGGCGGCGGCGGTGGCGGCGGCGGCGGTGGTCTGGGCCTGGATATCGCTGCGGGCACCTCCAGCACCGTCAACGGCACCGACACTGTGAGTGGCGGCGCGGGCGGCAACGGTGGCAAGGCCGTCACGGGCACCTACGGCACGGGCGGCGGCGGCGGTGGTGGCGGCGGCGGCGCAGGTGCGTATGCGGGAACGTCCTCCACCCTTATCAATCAGGGAGCGATCAACGGTGGCCAGGGCGGCGCTGGCGGTGCCAGCGCTGCTGGCGGCGGCGGCGGTGGTGGCGGCGGTGGCGCGGGCGTGCTGATGAACACGCAGGCCACGCTGGTCAATACCGGGTCCATCACCGGCGGCAACGGTGGCGCAGGCTACGCCACAGCTGGCAAAAACGGCGGCAGCGGCCTGGGTGGCTATGGCGTCACAGGCTCCGGCAACGACAGCATCACCACGAGTGGCACCATCAGTGGTGGCCTTTCCGGTAGCACATCGCCGCAGCGCGCCAATGCGGTGTACCTCTCTGGCGGCAACAACACGCTGACGCTGCAGAGCGGCTTTTCGTTCGTCGGCAACGTCGTCAGCAGCGGTGGTGACACGCTCGCGCTGGGTGGCAACACGGCCTCCACCTTCAATGTGTCGTCCATCGTTGCCACGGCGCCTACGTCCTACTCCGGGACGACGCAATACGGCGGTTTTACCTACTTCGCGAAAACCGGCACGAGCACCTGGACCCTCACCGGTGCGGCGTCGACGGCTACCAACTGGAACGTCACGCAAGGCACGCTGGCATTGCAGAGCAGTGCGTCACTCGCGGCCAACAGCGCGGTGACCGTCACGGGCGGTACGCTGGCCGTGCTGAACGGCAGCAACCTGGGCGCGGGCAGCACGGTCACCCTCAACGGCGGCACGCTGGAGGCAGTGAGCGGCGCCTACACCCAGAGCCAGGCAACGACGATCGGCGTCAACGGCGGCACGCTGGCGGTGGATGCCGGCGCCAATCTCACGCTGTCTGGAGCAGTCTTGGGCACGTCGGGCAACCTCACTGCCGTCGGCCCCGGCACGCTAACGCTGGCGGGGAATGTCAGTACGGGCAGCGGCAACCAGACCTACAGCGTCAACAACGTTGCCCTGGGCGGCGCTGCCACGCTCATCAGCGCCGGCACCATCACCTTCAACACCGCGATCGACTCGACGACGAGCGGCGCAAACAGCCTCGCGCTCAACGCACCCACCGTATGGCTAAGCAACGCGGTAGGCGCCACGACGGCACTCGGCTCGCTGAATGTCACCGGTGGCCAGGTTTCGTTGGGCGGCAACGTCACGACGAGCGGCACGCAGAGCTACGATGCGGCGACGCTCAGCAACAACGTCACCTTGACCAGCACCGGCTCGGGGGCGATCACGCTTGCCTCGACCGTGGACGGCGCTCATGCCTTGATCGTGGATACCTCGGGCATCGCCAGCTTCAATGGGGCTGTCGGCGGCACGACGGCGCTCACCAGCCTGGTCAGCAGCGGCTTCGGCACGACCAAGCTGTCAGGTAGCGTCAATACGACCGGGGCACAGACCTATACGGGTGAAGTGCAGCTCACCGGCAACGAAACGCTCGTGAGCAGCGGCGGTGGCAACATCACTTTTGGCCTCGGCACGACGGGCAACTATGCCCTGTCCGTATCCACCGCGGGCAGCCTTTCTTTCGACAACTATGTGTCGGTGAACGGCCTCTCCACGAATAGCGGCAGCTTCTCCGCATCGGGTGCCGTGTCCAGCCTTGGTTCGCTGGCCATCACCACCAGCAATGGTGCCATCACTCAGGCGAGCAGCTTTTCGGCCACCGGAACCTCGACGTTCAATGCCGGCAACCATGCGATCACGCTGACGAACCTGGGCAATGCGCTTGCCGGCACCGTGTCGTTGAGCAACAGCGGCGCCAACAACGTCGCCCTGACCAACAGCCAGGCGCTGTTGCTCGGCAATGTCGCCACTGGCAGTGGCAGCCTGTCACTGGCCAGCGCGGGCAGCATGACGCAATCGGGCGCCATTTCGCAGGCAGCGGGCGCCGGCGCCGTCTCGCTCAACGCGAACAGCAACGCCATCACGCTGACGAACTCGGGCAATCTTTTCACCGGTCTGGTCTCGGCCTCGGGCAGCAGCGTGGCCCTGAGCAACAGCACTGACCTGGGCATTGGCAACATCACAGGCACCAGCAGCGTGGCGCTGAGCAGCACGGGCGCCCTCACGGAAGCAGGCACAGGCAAGATTTCCACCGCGACGCTCACCGGCAACGTGAGCGGCGCGGCCACGTTGACCAGCGCACTGAACAGCATCAGCGCATTGGGCAACTTCACGGCAGGCAGCCTGTCGCTGGTCAACAGCGGGGCGTTGAACGTGTCGGGCAACGTGAACGTGGGTACCGGCAACGTCGGCCTGAACGTGGGCAGCAACGCCTTGACGGTCTCCGGCAGCGTAACCGGCGGCAACGTCACGCTCGATGCAGCGGGCAACACGCTGCTCACGGGCACCCTGACTGCGAACAGCACCACGCTCAACACCGGCACCTTGCAAGTCGGCAACGGTGGCACCACAGGAACGCTCGCCAGCAACGTGGTCGACAATACCGGGCTGAGCTTCAACGGCAGCAACAGCCTGAGTTATGCCGGCATCGTCTCCGGCACCGGCACGCTGGCAAAGCTGGGCTCAGGCACGTTGACGCTGACTGGCAGCAGCACCTATGTCGGCGCTACCACCATCAGCGCCGGCACGCTGGCGCTGTCCGGTACTGGCAGCATCGCCAACTCATCGGACGTCAACGTGGCCATCGGTGCCAGTTTCGACATCTCCAATGCGTCGACAGGCGCGTCGATCACGTCACTCGACGGCGTCGCTGGTAGCAGCGTCAGTCTCGGTGCCAATTTGCTCACGCTGACTGCCGCCCAGGGCAGCTTCGGCGGCACCATCGGCGGCACGGGCGGCGTGACTGTACAGAACGGCAGCGAAACGTTCATCGGCGTCAACACCTATACGGGCACGACGACCATCAACTCCGGCGCCAGGCTGACCCTGGGCAACGGATCATCGAACGCCACGATTTCCGGCAACGTGGTGAACCAGGGCACCCTCGCCTTCAATCCCGCTGGCTCATCCACCTTTGGCGGCGTGGTATCCGGCAACGGTGCGCTGACGAAGGCCGGCAGCGGCACGCTCACCCTGACCGGCGTGAACACATACGCCGGTGCAACGTCGGTCAGCGGCGGCACGCTCGCCCTCTCGGGCACGGGCAATATTGCCCAGTCGTCCGACGTGAACGTCGTCAGCGGCGGGACGTTCGACATCTCTGGCACCGCGGGCGGTGCATCGATCGAGTCGCTCGACGGCGGTGGCATTATCAATCTCGGCTCGAAGGCGCTCACGTTGAGCAACGCCAGCGGCAATTTCGCCGGCGTGATTGCCGGCACCGGCAACCTGATCCTGCAGGGCGGCACGGAAACCCTCACCGGCCCCAACATGTATGCCGGTGCCACGATCATCAACGGCGGCACGCTCGCCTTGGGCGTGGGTGGTTCGATCGGCACATCTTCCGGCGTCAATGTCGCCAGCCTGGGCACCTTCGATATTTCCGGCGCGGGTACTGGCGTTGGCAGGTCCATCCTTTCGCTGGCCGGTGCTGGCCAGGTGCACCTGGGCACGAATGCGCTGGTGCTGACCCAGGCGGCCGGCAGCTTCAGCGGCGTGATCGATGGCAGCGCGGGCTTCACCGTGCAGCATGGCAGTGAAGTCCTCACTGGCGACAACACCTACACGGGCGCCACCACCATCGCCAGCGGCGCGACGCTGCAGATCGGCAACGGCGGCACCACCGGCGCAGTCGCCGGCGACATCGCGGACAACGGCGCGCTGACGGTGAACCGCAGCGATGCATATACCTACGCGGGAGCGATCTCCGGAACCGGCACGCTCACGCAGGCCGGCACCGGCACGCTGACGCTGGACGGCAACAGCAGCGGCTTTGCCGGCAGTACCGACGTGGCTTCGGGCACGCTGGTGGTGGGCAGCGTCGCCGGCAACGGTGCGGCACTGGGCGGCAATATCGCGGTTGATGCGGGCGCCACGTTGCGCGGCCACGGCACCATCGGCGGCAATGTCGACGTGGCCTCCGGCGCCGCGGTCGAACCTGGCGACTCCATCGGCACGCTCACGGTCAATGGCAACTTCACCGCAGCCCGGGGCAGCGTGCTGAACTACGCCTTCGGTGCGCCGGGTGCCAGCATGCAGACCGCGGGCACCGGCGACAGCATCGTGGTGGGCGGCAACCTCACGTTGAATGGTGCGACGCTGAATATCTCCGATGCCGGCGGCATGGGTGCGGGCCTGTACAACCTCTTCAGCTACAGCGGCACGCTCTCGCTCACCGGCGGCGGGCTGGCCGTTGGCAGCACGCCGGCAGGCCAATCGCTCACGCTGCAGTTCCTTACGGGCCAGAAGCAGATCAACCTGATCGACACCACGGGGTTCACGCTCGACTTCTGGAATGCCAATGGCCAGGCCACGGCCACGCAGATGGGTGGCGGCAGCGGTGTGTGGTCCAACTCGTCGGCGAACTGGACCGACGCCACCGCCAGCATGCCGAACGCGGCCATGACGCCGCAGCCGGGCTTCGCCATCTTCGGCGGCACATCGGGCACGGTGACGGTGGACAGCGTCAACGGCGGCGTCAGCGCCACGGGCATGCAGTTCGCCGTGGACGGATACCATTTGAACGGCGACACGCTGACGCTGGTGGGCAGCAACGGCAGCCCACCAGTGATCCGCGTGGGCGATGGCTCCAGCGCCGGCTCCGCGATGACAGCCACCATCGACAACGTGCTGGCTGGCAGTGACGGCCTCACCAAGAGCGACCTGGGCACGCTGGTGCTCAATGGCGTCAACACCTATACCGGCGGCACCACCATCACCGGCGGCACGCTGTCGGTATCCAGCGATGCCAATCTGGGCGACGCATCGGGTGGCCTCTCGCTGCAGGGTGGCACGCTGGAAAACACCGCCGCGTTTACCACGGCCCGCAGCATCGACCTGAGCGGCAATGGCACGTTGCAGACCGATGCCGACCTGACCGCCAACGGCGTGATCAGCGGCAACGGCACCCTCAGCAAGAGCGGTACCGGCACGCTGCTGCTCACCAACACCAACATCTACACCGGCGCCACCACCATCGGTGCCGGCACGCTGGCCTTGTCCGGCAGCGGCAGCATCGCAACGTCGTCGGACGTGAGCATCGCCGGCGGCGGCAGCTTCGATATCGCCGGCACCAGCAGCGGTGCGTCCATCGTGTCGCTGGATGGCAACGGCAGCGTCAAGCTTGGCCAGCATTCGCTCACGCTGAGTGCCGCCAACGGCAGCTTCGGTGGCGTGATCGGCGGCACCGGTGGCGTCGACCTTGCCGGCGGAACGGAGACACTCACCGGCACCAACGCCTATACCGGCGCCACCACGATCAGCGGCGGCACGCTGGCCCTTTCCGGCAGCGGCTCCATCGCTAGCTCGAGCGGCGTGAACGTGGCCAGCGGCGCGACGTTCGATATCTCGGGGACGTCCAGTGGCGCATCCGTCGCTTCGCTGGGTGGCAACGGCGCCGTCAACCTGGGCCAGCAGTCGCTCACGCTCACGCAGGCCAACGGCAGCTTCGGTGGCGTGGTCGGTGGTGCGGGCGGTCTGACGCTGCAAGGTGGCAACGAGATATTCAGCGGCACCAACACCTATGCCGGAAGCACAGCGATCAACGCCGGCACGCTGGCGTTGTCGGGCACGGGCAGCATCGCCGATTCGTCCGGCGTGAACGTCGCAGGCGGCGCATTCTTCGATATCGCGGGCACGTCCAGCGGCACGTCCGTCACGTCGCTGACGGGCAACGGCAACGTGACGCTTGGCACGCAGCGGCTCACCATCACCCACGCCAGTGGCAGCTTCGATGGTGTGATCACCGGCACGGGCGGCCTCTCGGTGCAGGACGGCAGCGCGGTCCTCACCGCCACCAACACGTATACCGGCAACACCATCGTTGGCAGCGGCGCAACGCTGACCCTGGGCAACGGCGGAGCGACGGGCTCCGTCGCAGGTGATGTCACCGACAACGGCGCGCTGGTCTTCAACCGCAGCAACGCAGCCTCCTTCGTTGGCGTGGTTTCCGGCGCCGGCTCGCTGACGCAGGCCGGCAGTGGCACGCTCACGCTCACCGGCATCAACACCTATACCGGCGCCACGGCGATCAACGCCGGCACGCTGGCGCTGTCGGGCAACGGCAGCATCGCCGGTTCGTCCAGCGTGAACGTGGCGAACGGCGCGAGCTTCGATATCTCGGGCACCACACAAGGTGCATCGGTTGCCTCGCTGGATGGCAACGGTCATGTCGCGCTGGGCCAGCAGTCGCTCACGCTCACGCAGGCCAGCGGCAGCTTCGGCGGTGTGATCGCCGGCGCGGGTGAGCTGGTGCTCGCCGGCGGCACCGAGACGCTCACCGGCGCCAACGCCTATACCGGCGCCACCACGATCAACGGTGGCACGCTGGCGCTGTCGGGCAGCGGCAGTGTTGCCGGCTCGTCCGGTGTGAGCGTGGCCAGCGGCGCAACGCTCGACATCTCGGGCACGTCCAGTGGCGCGTCCATCACCTCGCTGGATGGCAACGGCAACGTCGCACTGGGCCAGCAGTCGCTCACGCTCACGCAGGCCGGGGGCAGCTTCAACGGCGTGATCGCCGGTGCGGGCGGCCTCACCCTGCAGAGTGGCATCGAGGTACTTACCGGTGCGAATACCTATGCCGGCGCCACTACCATCGCCCACGGGGCCATACTGCAGATCGGTAACGGTGGCACCACCGGTGCCATCGCCGGCAACGTGGCCGACAACGGTACGCTGATCTTCGCGCGCAGCGACGACACGACGTTCTCCGCTGTCATCGCCGGCAGCGGCTCGCTGGTGCAGAACGGCAGCGGCACCCTCACTCTGGCCGGCGCCAACAACTACAGCGGCGGCACGCTGATCAACGCCGGCATGCTGAAGGGCGATGCGAGCAGCCTGCAGGGCAACATCGTCGACAACGGCAACCTCCAGTTCGATCAGGAGAGCGACGGCATCTATGCCGGCGTGCTTTCCGGCCAGGGCGGCTTCACCAAGTCCGGCAGCGGCACGCTGATCATGAATGGCCAGAGCACGTTCAGCGGCATCACCCACGTTGCCGCCGGCACGCTGGAAATCGGTGACGCGGCCACGCCGGGCGCCACGCTGGGTGGACAGGTCGACGTGGACAGCGCCGGCACGCTGCGCGGACACGGCACCATCAACGGCAACGTGCTGAACGATGGCGTGGTGCGTCCGGGTGGTTCGGTGGGTACGCTGACCATCAATGGCAACTACACGCAGGGCAGCACCGGCCAGCTGATGATCGACACGTCTGCCGATGGCACGGGCAGCCGTCTGGTGGTGAACGGCTCGGTGGCGCTGGCAGGCAGCGCGCTGCTGATCCTGCCCTCCTCCGACTGGAAGGCCAACACCAACTACGAGCTGCTGACCTCCACGGGTGGCATCAGCGGTCAGTTTGCATCGGTGACGTCGAACTTCGCCTTCGTCAATCCAACGTTGTCGTACGGCAGCAACCAGATTGGCCTGGTGCTGGCTCGCAACAACGTGGCCTTCCCCACCGTTGCCGGCACCGGCAACGCCAAGGCGGTGGCGGCAGCGGTCGAATCGCTGGGTGCGGGCCAGCCCGTGTATGACGGGGTGGTCACGCTGGACAGTGCCACGGCAGCCAAGGCCTTCGAACAATTGCAGGGCGACATCCACGCCAGCACGCGCACCGCCATCCAGGAGAATGATCGCTACGTGCGCGACGCCATCGGTGCGCATCTGTCCGGCGTCGCCAGCGGCGCAGACGGCCACAGCGCGAGCAACGAGGCCGGCGTGTCCGCATGGACGTCCGCATGGGGCCACTGGGGTTCGCACGACGGCAACGACACCGCCGCGCAGCTGGACAGCAACGGCAGCGGCCTCGTGGTGGGCGCGGACCTCGGCGTGGCCGGCGACAGTCGCGTCGGCACCCTGCTCGGTACGGGCCAGGGCACGGCACGCAGCGCCACGCCGTACACCTCCGCGCATCACCTGGATACCTACGCGGGTCTCTACGGCGACACGAAGCTCGGCGCCGTACGCCTGCAGGGCGGCGCGGTGTATGGCTGGCAGAAGGTCAACGCCTCGCGCACGCTGGACTTTGGCAACCTCAACGGCAGCGCCGACAGCCGCTACAACGCCAACACGGCGCAGGCCGTCGTCGATGCCAGCTACGAATTCGCCGTGGGTCGCTCCACCGTGGCGCCGTTCGTCAACGTGGCCTACGACCACCTCAGCACCGATGCCTTCCATGAAAACGGTTCGGCCGCCGCGCTGAATGTGGCCGGCGACGACAGTGCCGTCACCGTCAGCACGCTCGGTGTGCGCGGCAGCTTCCAGCTCGATGACCGCGGAGGCCTGCATGCCAACGTGAGCATGGGCTGGCAGCACGCCTCGGGCGACGTGACGCCGGTGGCCAACGAGCGCTTCGTGGCGGGCGGCAATGCGTTCTCCGTCTATGGCGTGCCGGCGGCGAAGAATGCGGCGGCGCTGAGCGGTGGCATCAGCTTCCAGGTCACGCCCAGCGTGACCGTGGATGCCACCTATAGCGGCCAGTTCGGCACCGGCGTGACGGACCAGGCAGCACGCATGAGCCTGACCTGGATGTTCTGA
- a CDS encoding MFS transporter, whose product MTATVNRRTIALGLRENWRQFALLVLINAFVGGMVGIERTVVPLIGAETFHLQSTTLITSFIVSFGVVKALANLVSGQLADTWGRKRVLVIGWLLGLPVPFLIMAAPAWGWIVAANVLLGLSQGFAWSMTVIMKIDLAGSRSRGLAVGLNEFAGYLAVGATAFFTGYLASRYGLRPVPMYLGVGYAVFGTLLSILAVRDTREHVHAETRDAGQATATLGFREVFALTSFRQRNLFAASQAGLVNNLNDGMSWGIFPLFFTSLGLGVERIGMLKAVYPVVWGMGQVVTGPLSDRWGRKGLIVAGMWVQAAGLFLTAATGRFAWWLVASILLGAGTAMVYPSLIAAVSDASAPAWRARSLSVYRFWRDLGYAIGALSAGLIADRYGLASAIVAIGALTFISGVVVAVVMTEHRPHVAP is encoded by the coding sequence GTGACCGCCACCGTCAACCGTCGGACCATCGCCCTGGGCCTGCGTGAAAACTGGCGGCAGTTCGCACTGCTGGTGCTGATCAACGCCTTTGTCGGCGGCATGGTGGGTATCGAGCGCACGGTGGTGCCGTTGATCGGCGCGGAAACTTTCCATCTGCAGTCGACCACGCTGATCACCTCGTTCATCGTCAGCTTCGGCGTGGTGAAGGCGCTGGCCAATCTGGTGTCGGGCCAGCTGGCGGATACCTGGGGACGCAAACGCGTGCTGGTGATCGGCTGGTTGCTGGGCCTGCCCGTGCCGTTCCTGATCATGGCCGCACCGGCCTGGGGATGGATCGTAGCCGCCAATGTGCTGCTGGGCCTGAGCCAGGGCTTCGCGTGGTCAATGACGGTCATCATGAAGATCGACCTGGCAGGCTCGCGCAGTCGCGGGCTCGCCGTTGGCCTCAACGAGTTCGCCGGCTATCTCGCCGTGGGCGCCACGGCGTTCTTCACCGGTTATCTCGCCAGCCGCTATGGCCTGCGGCCGGTGCCGATGTACCTGGGCGTCGGTTACGCGGTGTTCGGCACCCTCCTTTCGATACTCGCGGTGCGCGACACGCGCGAGCACGTGCACGCCGAAACGCGCGATGCCGGACAGGCCACCGCCACGCTCGGCTTCCGCGAGGTGTTCGCCCTCACCTCCTTCCGCCAGCGCAACCTGTTCGCAGCTTCGCAGGCCGGCCTGGTGAACAACCTCAACGACGGCATGAGCTGGGGCATCTTCCCTTTGTTCTTCACGTCGCTGGGCTTGGGTGTCGAGCGCATCGGCATGCTCAAGGCGGTGTATCCGGTGGTGTGGGGCATGGGCCAGGTAGTGACGGGGCCGCTGAGCGACCGCTGGGGTCGCAAGGGCCTGATCGTCGCCGGCATGTGGGTACAGGCCGCCGGCCTTTTTCTCACGGCGGCCACCGGCCGTTTCGCGTGGTGGCTGGTGGCCAGCATCCTGCTGGGCGCAGGCACGGCGATGGTCTACCCCAGCCTGATCGCCGCCGTGTCGGATGCCTCCGCACCTGCGTGGCGTGCACGCTCACTCAGCGTGTACCGCTTCTGGCGCGACCTGGGTTACGCGATAGGTGCACTTTCCGCGGGACTTATCGCAGATCGCTATGGCCTTGCTTCGGCGATCGTTGCCATCGGCGCGCTGACCTTCATCTCCGGTGTTGTCGTCGCCGTCGTCATGACCGAGCATCGACCCCACGTTGCGCCCTGA